One genomic segment of Bradyrhizobium diazoefficiens includes these proteins:
- a CDS encoding alpha/beta fold hydrolase, whose protein sequence is MTATAQTLRPPSRTLMFLEGRAIHEFGAFLGALPLLSLAPRGDGHPVLVLPGLVASDASTRALRAFLTSKGYAVSGWRQGRNYGLRPGVQHAMVDLVQELSDTHGRKISLVGWSLGGLYARQLAKMMSERVRQVITLGSPFAGDPRSTNAWRVYEWASGRKSDEVDPRFGGDLADPPPVPTTAIFSRTDGVCAWQGCMEKSGAETESIEIESSHCGMGHHPAAVYAVADRLAQKEGQWRPFDRGGWRSLVYPDPHR, encoded by the coding sequence ATGACCGCCACTGCCCAGACGCTGCGTCCGCCGTCCCGTACCCTGATGTTTCTGGAAGGACGCGCGATCCACGAGTTCGGCGCATTCCTTGGCGCGCTGCCGCTCTTGAGCCTTGCGCCGCGCGGCGATGGACATCCGGTGCTGGTGCTGCCCGGCCTCGTGGCCTCGGACGCCTCTACGCGCGCGCTGCGCGCGTTTCTGACGAGCAAGGGCTATGCAGTGAGCGGCTGGCGCCAGGGCCGCAACTACGGCCTGCGCCCGGGCGTGCAGCATGCGATGGTCGACCTCGTCCAGGAGCTCAGCGATACCCATGGCCGCAAGATCAGCCTGGTCGGCTGGAGTCTCGGCGGCCTCTATGCGCGCCAGCTCGCCAAGATGATGTCCGAGCGCGTGCGCCAGGTGATCACGCTCGGCAGCCCCTTTGCCGGCGATCCCCGGTCGACCAATGCCTGGCGCGTCTATGAATGGGCGAGCGGGCGGAAGTCCGACGAGGTCGATCCGCGGTTCGGCGGCGATCTCGCCGATCCACCGCCGGTGCCGACCACCGCCATCTTCAGCCGCACTGACGGCGTCTGCGCCTGGCAGGGCTGCATGGAGAAGTCGGGCGCCGAGACCGAGAGCATCGAGATCGAAAGCAGCCATTGCGGCATGGGCCATCATCCCGCCGCGGTCTATGCCGTCGCCGACCGCCTCGCGCAGAAGGAAGGTCAGTGGCGGCCGTTCGACCGCGGCGGCTGGCGCAGCCTGGTGTACCCCGATCCGCATCGGTGA
- a CDS encoding DUF445 domain-containing protein has protein sequence MNAPAAFSFDTPGDTERAAELRRVKALATLVLASTLALFVAAKWLLPVHPVFGFIAAFAEAATIGGLADWYAVVALFKRPLGLPIPHTAIIQSNQARIADKLGEFIQVHFLEAGPVEAKLKEIDFGSFVADWLRDRKRSDDLARFALRLLPEAFSATETSGLMTFIIRRMSSQLQAIDLAPLAAGTLRGFVAEGRHQILFDDLLRIMHETLNQKETMAMIREKVRAELPSLLRLYRADKFLVNKIVASATAFFNEVRSDPKHPFRGEFDRMVLSFVDRLGSDQAYIDRIDGLKRDLLARPELSDLARTVWANTRSFIERSASGEMQVLQHHLAGMFVAAGEALAGDADLRGEINQGLVAVLRSFVADQKSGVSTFISDQVKAWNMTQLISLIEINIGRDLQYIRFNGSLIGGLAGLALYSVEFLLRLL, from the coding sequence ATGAACGCACCCGCCGCTTTTTCCTTCGACACTCCCGGCGATACCGAACGAGCGGCCGAACTGCGCCGAGTCAAGGCGCTGGCGACGCTGGTGCTCGCTTCCACACTCGCGCTGTTCGTGGCCGCGAAATGGCTTTTGCCCGTGCACCCCGTGTTCGGCTTCATCGCCGCCTTCGCGGAAGCCGCGACCATCGGCGGCCTTGCCGACTGGTACGCCGTGGTCGCGCTGTTCAAGCGCCCGCTCGGCCTGCCGATCCCGCACACCGCGATCATCCAGAGCAATCAGGCCCGCATCGCCGACAAGCTCGGCGAGTTCATCCAGGTGCATTTCCTCGAGGCCGGCCCGGTCGAGGCCAAGCTGAAGGAGATCGATTTCGGCTCGTTCGTTGCCGACTGGCTGCGTGACCGCAAGCGCAGCGATGATCTCGCCCGCTTCGCGCTACGTCTCTTGCCCGAGGCTTTTTCCGCGACCGAGACCTCCGGCCTGATGACCTTCATCATCCGCCGCATGTCCTCGCAGCTCCAGGCGATCGACCTGGCGCCGCTCGCCGCCGGCACGCTGCGCGGCTTCGTCGCGGAGGGACGCCACCAGATCCTGTTCGACGATCTCCTGCGCATCATGCACGAGACGCTGAACCAGAAGGAGACGATGGCGATGATCCGCGAGAAGGTGCGCGCGGAGTTGCCGAGCCTGCTCAGGCTCTATCGGGCGGACAAGTTTCTGGTGAACAAGATCGTGGCCTCCGCCACCGCTTTCTTCAATGAGGTGCGCAGCGATCCCAAGCATCCGTTTCGTGGCGAGTTCGACCGCATGGTGCTGAGCTTCGTCGACCGGCTCGGCTCCGACCAGGCCTATATCGACCGCATCGACGGCCTGAAGCGCGATCTGCTGGCCAGGCCGGAGCTATCGGATCTTGCTCGCACCGTCTGGGCCAACACGCGCTCCTTCATCGAGCGCAGCGCATCCGGTGAAATGCAGGTGCTCCAGCATCACCTCGCCGGCATGTTCGTCGCCGCGGGTGAAGCGCTTGCCGGCGATGCCGACCTGCGCGGGGAGATCAATCAGGGCTTAGTAGCCGTCTTGCGCAGCTTCGTCGCTGACCAGAAAAGCGGCGTCTCGACCTTCATTTCCGACCAGGTCAAGGCGTGGAATATGACGCAGCTGATTTCGCTGATCGAAATCAACATCGGGCGCGACCTGCAATACATCCGCTTCAACGGTTCGCTGATCGGCGGGCTGGCAGGGCTGGCGCTCTACTCCGTAGAATTCCTGCTCCGATTGTTGTGA
- a CDS encoding phasin has product MTTEINTAFDGFKDAFKNIQNLEVPEAAREFVKKTANTAKDRAAEVFAGSERVTAAVENAVTESVTEAGKISRNIQQAIYEDAEAFFSGIDKLASAKSISEAVEIQSSLLRARGEVFVSRAKATADYFGQLAANGAKAAQDNFAKVYTKTA; this is encoded by the coding sequence ATGACCACCGAAATCAACACCGCCTTCGACGGCTTCAAGGACGCTTTCAAGAACATCCAGAATCTGGAAGTTCCTGAGGCCGCCCGCGAGTTCGTCAAGAAGACCGCCAACACCGCCAAGGACCGTGCTGCCGAGGTGTTCGCTGGCTCCGAGCGCGTGACCGCCGCCGTCGAAAACGCGGTGACCGAGTCCGTCACTGAAGCCGGCAAGATCAGCCGCAACATCCAGCAGGCGATCTACGAAGACGCCGAGGCGTTCTTCTCTGGCATCGACAAGCTGGCCTCCGCCAAGTCGATCAGCGAAGCCGTCGAGATCCAGTCGAGCCTGCTCCGCGCCCGCGGCGAAGTGTTCGTCTCGCGCGCCAAGGCGACCGCCGACTATTTCGGCCAGCTCGCCGCCAATGGCGCCAAGGCCGCTCAGGATAACTTTGCCAAGGTCTACACCAAGACCGCCTGA